The following coding sequences are from one Schizosaccharomyces osmophilus chromosome 1, complete sequence window:
- a CDS encoding short chain dehydrogenase, DHRS7 family yields the protein MSRLDNKTILITGASSGIGKSTAYEFAKVAKVKLVLGARRLPAVEEIAKDLTSNYGVSVLPIKLDVSDLESIPKIIENLPKEFADIDVLVNNAGLAVGVDKVRDLKVDDAVRMMTTNVLGLMAMTRAILPLYYKKGKGDIVNVGSVAGRESYPGGSVYCSTKSAVAQFTSALRKETIDTGVRVMEVDPGQVETEFSMVRYSGDHEKAGNVYKGYEPLIPEDIAEIIVFTVSRRPNVVIADTLVFPNQQAGAYHLYKQP from the coding sequence ATGAGTCGCTTGGATAATAAAACTATTCTCATAACCGGTGCTTCTTCCGGTATTGGTAAGAGCACAGCTTATGAATTTGCCAAGGTTGCCAAGGTCAAGTTGGTTTTAGGTGCTCGTCGTCTTCCTGCCGTTGAGGAGATTGCTAAAGATTTAACCTCTAATTACGGTGTTTCTGTTCTTCCTATCAAACTGGATGTGTCGGATTTGGAATCGATTCCCAAGATCATCGAAAACTTACCAAAAGAATTTGCCGATATTGATGTTCTGGTGAACAATGCTGGTCTTGCCGTTGGTGTTGACAAGGTTCGCGATCTTAAAGTTGATGATGCCGTTCGTATGATGACTACAAATGTTCTTGGTCTAATGGCTATGACTCGTGCTATTTTGCCTCTTTACTACAAGAAAGGCAAGGGTGATATTGTCAATGTTGGCAGTGTTGCAGGCAGAGAGTCATATCCCGGAGGTTCTGTCTATTGCTCCACCAAGTCAGCTGTTGCTCAATTCACTTCTGCTTTACGCAAGGAAACAATCGATACTGGTGTCCGTGTAATGGAAGTCGATCCTGGTCAAGTTGAAACTGAATTCAGTATGGTCCGCTACTCTGGCGATCACGAGAAGGCCGGCAACGTTTACAAGGGGTACGAACCTTTGATCCCAGAAGACATTGCCGAAATTATTGTCTTCACTGTTTCCCGCCGTCCTAACGTCGTCATTGCTGACACTTTGGTATTCCCTAATCAACAAGCTGGCGCCTACCATCTTTACAAGCAACCTTAG
- the taf1 gene encoding transcription factor TFIID complex, histone acetyltransferase subunit Taf111, whose translation MSFNGLEGEIGSKDSLLDSENDFSLKRNDSGMGMLDSFLGDMIPMDLEGQSKNLESEPIDLKNDNGQDGFSYEDDFGFNKTVDEGDDLEDDVSDDNLPEEEQAVNYTGKDEDEDFRSLLAKEMGEAAAGQVLSGVGFSVPAGLVDMNETPSAPAVPSAAETQNEDQIRENIVKTYFPSFKRGVLLNFSELFRPKHVKLAPPKKKTPKVCVPSRLTLEIEPDYSAMFNSKKNVPIKRDIVPAISTQSTKRRKTGGLTQRNDGLDLNTIFTTNDWEKGIIYDEKDLSKLDRPSFSIDKSLADFDLNIDDNIFEGETGGSKVVLNLNDPKLLLQPQKRDEQHRSYHDLHLRNSFSWKYNLSNDSAYEMLKQNHQSKVRNTLSQLAIEHAAFAEKLTFPYYKTRLSKRAVRSFHRPTMSFKPNAAIVFSPLNVRKKSKDKHKSERGLIPNTKDMTMGDTTHAILVEFSEEHPPVLSNVGMASRIVNYYRKKNEQDESRPKLEVGESHVLDVQDRSPFWNFGSVEPGEITPTLYNKMIRAPLFKHELPSTDFILVRNTSSYGSKYYLKNINHIFVSGQTFPVTDVPGPHSRKVTTASKNRLKMLVFRLIRRSPTGGLFIRQLSQHFSDQNEMQIRQRLKEFMEYKKKGDGPGYWKLKSNEVVPDEAGTRSMVSPETVCLLESMQVGVQQLEDAGYGKTIDEVNDDDEEEQPAEQLLAPWITTRNFINATQGKAMLTLFGEGDPTGIGEGYSFIRTSMKGGFKPAGEPDDRPEPQTKNAHAYNVAKQQQAYEEEINRIWNAQKRGLSISSIDELARKYKIRNKYEDYLETEEAPREVTPSTDKVLRIVRVYQDRNGNWDRKQEVVHDPIVIHAYLKKRREIDEQSTALDAVVPTGDEAIDRRNRKRLEQELAKSQKNWERRRARHAAKEGITINGEGKKPTTRKCSNCGQVGHMKTNKICPLFGRPEGGLATMLDRN comes from the exons atGTCCTTTAATGGCTTAGAAGGTGAAATTGGGTCGAAAGATTCATTGTTGGATTCTGAAAAT GATTTTTCGCTAAAACGAAATGATTCCGGAATGGGAATGTTAGATTCATTTTTAGGAGATATGATTCCAATGGATTTAGAGGGACAGTCGAAAAATTTAGAGTCTGAACCGATTGACTTGAAGAATGACAATGGTCAAGATGGTTTCAGCTACGAAGATGATTTCGGGTTTAATAAAACAGTAGACGAAGGTGATGATTTAGAAGATGATGTGTCAGATGACAACTTGCCCGAAGAAGAGCAAGCTGTCAACTATACCGGGAAAGACGAAGATGAAGACTTTAGGAGTTTGCTAGCTAAGGAAATGGGTGAGGCAGCCGCGGGTCAAGTCCTCAGTGGTGTTGGTTTTTCTGTACCAGCAGGTCTGGTAGATATGAATGAAACGCCTTCCGCTCCTGCTGTCCCTAGCGCAGCTGAAACACAGAATGAAGATCAGATTCGTGAGAATATTGTTAAAACGTATTTCCCTTCCTTTAAACGTGGAGTACTGTTAAATTTCTCCGAATTATTTCGCCCTAAACATGTGAAGTTAGCTCCTCCTAAGAAGAAAACCCCAAAAG TTTGTGTTCCATCGAGGTTAACTCTTGAAATTGAACCGGATTATTCTGCTATGTTTAAttctaaaaagaatgttccTATAAAACGTGATATCGTTCCTGCTATATCGACGCAATCCACGAAAAGACGAAAAACTGGTGGACTTACTCAG AGAAACGATGGACTTGATTTGAACACCATATTCACAACCAATGATTGGGAGAAAGGTATTATTTACGATGAGAAAGATTTATCAAAATTAGATCGCCCTTCCTTCTCTATAGACAAATCATTGGCTGATTTTGACCTAAACATTGATGATAATATCTTTGAAGGTGAAACGGGAGGTTCCAAGGTGGTTCTTAATTTAAATGACCCCAAATTACTCCTGCAACCTCAAAAACGGGATGAACAGCATCGCTCGTATCACGACTTACATTTACGCAATTCCTTTTCGTGGAAATACAACTTATCTAATGATAGCGCTTATGAAATGCTTAAGCAGAATCATCAATCCAAAGTTCGAAATACCTTGTCTCAGCTTGCTATTGAGCATGCTGCGTTCGCTGAGAAACTGACATTCCCATACTATAAGACTAGGCTAAGTAAAAGAGCTGTGCGAAGCTTTCACCGACCAACTATGTCATTTAAGCCAAACGCTGCTATTGTATTCTCTCCTTTGAATGTCCGcaagaaaagcaaggaTAAGCATAAATCCGAAAGAGGGCTTATTCCGAATACGAAAGACATGACTATGGGTGATACCACGCATGCTATATTGGTAGAGTTTTCTGAGGAGCATCCTCCCGTCCTTTCCAATGTTGGAATGGCCAGCAGGATTGTGAATTATTAtcgaaaaaagaacgaacaGGACGAATCACGACCCAAGTTGGAAGTTGGTGAGAGTCATGTTTTGGACGTTCAGGACAGAAGTCCTTTTTGGAACTTTGGTTCCGTGGAGCCGGGAGAAATAACGCCCACTCTATATAATAAGATGATTCGTGCTCCTTTATTTAAGCATGAACTCCCTTCCACAGACTTTATTCTAGTTCGGAATACGAGTAGTTATGGCTCGAAATactatttaaaaaacataaacCATATCTTTGTGAGTGGACAAACTTTTCCTGTTACTGATGTCCCTGGTCCTCATTCTCGAAAAGTAACTACTGCAAGCAAAAATCGTTTGAAAATGCTTGTATTTAGATTAATCAGACGGTCACCAACCGGTGGTCTTTTTATTAGGCAGCTTTCGCAACATTTTTCGGACCAGAATGAGATGCAAATTCGTCAAAGACTTAAAGAGTTTATggaatataaaaagaagggTGACGGACCTGGTTACTGGAAATTAAAATCCAATGAAGTTGTCCCTGATGAGGCTGGTACAAGGTCAATGGTTTCTCCTGAAACTGTATGTCTTTTAGAGAGCATGCAAGTTGGTGTCCAGCAATTAGAGGATGCTGGATATGGTAAAACGATTGACGAGGTAAATGACGATGACGAGGAAGAACAACCTGCAGAGCAATTATTAGCACCTTGGATAACCACTAGAAATTTCATTAATGCTACTCAAGGAAAAGCTATGCTTACCCTTTTCGGTGAAGGAGATCCAACTGGCATCGGTGAAGGATATAGCTTTATCCGTACTAGTATGAAAGGTGGTTTTAAGCCTGCTGGTGAACCAGATGACAGACCTGAGCCGCAGACGAAGAATGCGCATGCTTATAACGTTGCGAAACAACAGCAGGCCtacgaagaagaaattaatcGGATTTGGAACGCCCAAAAACGTGGTCTTTCTATTTCGAGCATCGATGAATTGGCAAGGAAGTataaaataagaaataaatacgAAGACTATCTTGAAACGGAGGAAGCCCCAAGGGAAGTTACTCCTTCAACAGATAAGGTTCTTCGGATCGTTCGAGTATACCAGGATCGTAATGGAAATTGGGATCGAAAACAAGAGGTTGTTCATGATCCTATTGTTATTCACGCGTACTTGAAAAAGCGGAGAGAAATTGATGAGCAGTCTACAGCTTTAGATGCCGTCGTTCCCACAGGAGACGAGGCAATAGATAGACGCAATCGTAAAAGATTGGAACAAGAACTCGCAAAAAGTCAAAAGAATTGGGAACGTAGAAGAGCTCGTCATGCTGCTAAGGAAGGTATCACCATCAATGGAGAAGGCAAAAAACCGACTACTCGTAAATGCAGCAACTGCGGTCAAGTCGGTCATATGAAGACCAACAAGATATGTCCACTGTTTGGAAGACCTGAAGGTGGATTGGCTACCATGCTTGATAGAAACTAA
- the tgs1 gene encoding rRNA methyltransferase Tgs1 produces the protein MSEIENFGDYETIEKHIIRPPIPNALKKYWNNRYNLFSRFDEGIWLDYQSWYSVTPERVAYSIAQSIFESHKPELVIDAFSGCGGNTIQFAKFCPVISIELDPIKIAMAKHNLAIYEIPSSRVTFIQGDVLDVLRSIDFASQYRTIIFMSPPWGGPSYSGKSTYSLNDLIPYTFDILYKEAFRITPYIAAFLPKNTDIDELAQYSTDKNRIVVTNFLYEGYSKAICCYFNMKNVLASTALQQV, from the exons ATGAGCGAGATCGAAAATTTTGGGGATTATGAGACGATAGAAAAACACATTATTCGGCCACCGATTCCCAATGCGTTAAAAAAGTATTGGAACAATCGATACAACTTGTTTTCACGCTTCGATGAAGGAATTTGGTTGGACTATCAATCTTGGTATAGTGTTACACCAGA GCGAGTCGCGTATAGCATTGCTCAGTCCATTTTTGAATCTCACAAACCGGAGCTGGTTATTGATGCATTTTCTGGTTGCGGAGGAAATACAATCCAGTTCGCCAAATTTTGTCCAG TTATTTCGATTGAGCTTGATCCAATAAAAATTGCTATGGCCAAGCACAATTTAGCCATTTACGAGATTCCATCGTCCAGAGTCACATTTATACAAGGAGATGTACTGGACGTATTAAGGTCAATTGACTTTGCTTCTCAATATAGA ACAATCATCTTCATGAGTCCACCATGGGGAGGCCCTAGTTACTCGGGAAAATCCACATACTCCTTAAATGACTTAATTCCTTATACATTTGACATTTTGTATAAAGAGGCTTTTCGTATCACTCCATACATTGCCGCTTTTCTACCCAAAAACACTGATATTGATGAACTGGCTCAATATAGCACTGATAAAAACCGCATCGTGGTTACAAATTTCCTTTATGAAGGTTATTCTAAGGCTATCTGTTGCTACTTCAACATGAAAAATGTTTTGGCTTCTACTGCTCTCCAACAAGTCTAA
- the rqh1 gene encoding RecQ type DNA helicase Rqh1, which translates to MVVTKTNLNQHLDWFFRNGPQKLEYNKQPSVSLNFDNVSVDWSQKATLAPIKSVSPPKSNVLDMFDEQQAIDLTDDFPKSMVLKRQSSSGDSDKYNSKRARSTKAVDSEEEFDDVDEEFLRAAEMEAFQKQPSYAPAFVEHSSVPESVLNPIPHIDNQQYSDEFLNGKGSFCTPDDQKNSNTHAATPVRQSSIPENHRSLTATPNSSSISLDFCSWPRDNLQHYLEILREEKSELSDRIIEMMENDPTSMRFKEWIPKRDVLSRKISLVHDAISNSEYPLQPSNLTTPSREQEREHEPTFPSTFVPESVMKQKELPQAPPFNSTFNNEKVAATPTVSNASGNFVEQPYEKDISSTDIDSFEFNDADITFPATDPIQDVPSSPNEALLIDSDNNGYANDKQNTSPNEAQHENIPLREIQNGRLNINASQSRNEDMDRSHLVQLPPKTDPALNHRWSSELLHVLKHTFNLKGFRRNQLDAINGTLSGRDVFVLMPTGGGKSLCYQLPAVLEGGVTRGVTLVVSPLLSLMQDQLEHLRKINIPSLPLSGEQPVDERRKVISFLMAEKVMVKLLYVTPEGLASNGAITRVLKNLYDRKLLARIVIDEAHCVSHWGHDFRPDYKQLGVLRDSYRGVPLMALTATANEVVKKDIINTLRMDRCLELKSSFNRPNLFYEIRPKKDLYTELYRFLSNGHMHESGIIYCLSRTSCEQVADKLRKDYGLKAWHYHAGIDKNERQRIQSEWQAGNYNIIVATIAFGMGVDKGDVRFVIHHSFPKSLEGYYQETGRAGRDGKPAHCIMFYSYKDHVTFQRLIMSGDGDAETKDRQRHMLRQVIQFCENKSDCRRKQILAYFGESFDRAQCSRGCDICCEEATYVKRDMTDIAAKAIKLIRSLSGKTTLLQLIDVFRGSKGAKIIENGWDRLEGAGDGKSLNRGDSERLFHQLVAEGIFVEKVEANRRGFVSAYVLPGKQTLLNAVIAGKHRVILEIKQESSNSGNESRGLTRSNTLPNMTRNYSSTLRTNSSTSNHDQFPGNDDIYDSQLAPNNVGREIVTGRKINSDSLSGNSFMSEYEMDIMNRCFAELKILRSNLMALNDSRVGSYFTDAILSSMAQKLPRNTTELKEIHGVSGERAERVGPQFLQIIQKYIDEKDQNLAGTELDPTVESIDVDEFDNIDVLDFQPEEDGNDFDENGSDYQPSSPLDEASVTQRNDILNFMCSQSVSQHEPRPTSQSTTASNTSTYRRGGSRGGRSARGGRGRRAMPQRRKRPANSQSRPRRASNSSSSFIRPMVRQNYS; encoded by the coding sequence ATGGTTGTAACCAAAACAAACCTGAATCAACATCTTGATTGGTTTTTTCGTAATGGCCCTCAAAAATTAGAATACAACAAGCAACCTTCTGTCTCACTTAATTTTGACAATGTTTCAGTCGACTGGTCGCAGAAAGCTACTTTGGCACCCATAAAGTCAGTAAGTCCTCCAAAGTCAAACGTACTGGACATGTTTGATGAACAGCAAGCCATTGATTTGACAGATGACTTCCCAAAATCCATGGTACTTAAAAGACAGTCATCATCTGGTGATTCTGATAAGTATAATTCCAAGCGAGCAAGGAGTACTAAAGCAGTCGAcagtgaagaagaatttgacGATGTTGACGAGGAGTTTCTTCGAGCTGCTGAAATGGaggcttttcaaaaacaacctTCCTATGCTCCAGCCTTCGTGGAACACTCATCTGTACCTGAATCCGTGTTGAATCCCATACCTCATATTGATAATCAACAATACAGCGATGAATTCCTGAACGGAAAAGGCTCGTTTTGTACCCCTGatgatcaaaaaaattccaataCGCATGCTGCAACTCCTGTTCGTCAGTCTAGCATACCAGAAAATCACCGTTCATTAACTGCTACACCCAATTCATCCTCCATCTCTTTAGACTTTTGTTCTTGGCCTCGGGATAATTTGCAACATTACTTAGAGATTCTGAGAGAGGAGAAAAGTGAACTAAGCGATCGAATCATCGAAATGATGGAGAATGATCCAACCTCTATGCGATTCAAAGAATGGATTCCCAAACGGGATGTTTTGAGTCGTAAAATTTCTCTTGTCCATGATGCTATTTCAAACTCGGAATACCCTTTGCAACCTTCTAATCTTACTACCCCTTCAAGGGAGCAGGAAAGGGAACATGAACCTACTTTTCCTTCGACGTTTGTACCTGAATCAGTaatgaagcaaaaagagCTTCCACAAGCTCCGCCGTTCAACAGTACCtttaataatgaaaaggTTGCTGCTACCCCTACTGTTTCAAATGCTTCGGGAAACTTTGTGGAGCAGCCTTATGAAAAGGATATATCTTCTACGGATATCGACAGTTTCGAATTTAATGATGCTGACATCACTTTTCCAGCAACTGATCCCATCCAGGATGTTCCGAGCTCTCCCAACGAAGCCTTGTTAATAGATAGCGACAACAATGGTTATGCCAATGACAAACAGAACACTAGCCCGAACGAAGCACAGCACGAAAATATTCCCCTAAGAGAGATTCAGAATGGCAGGCTAAATATAAATGCTAGTCAATCAAGAAATGAAGATATGGACAGAAGCCATCTAGTTCAACTCCCCCCGAAAACGGATCCTGCTTTGAACCATAGGTGGTCATCTGAGCTTCTTCATGTGTTGAAGCACACGTTTAATCTCAAAGGGTTTCGGAGAAATCAACTGGATGCTATTAACGGGACGCTTTCTGGAAGGGACGTCTTTGTTCTAATGCCCACAGGTGGTGGTAAATCATTGTGTTACCAACTACCAGCGGTACTTGAAGGTGGAGTAACCCGAGGTGTCACTCTAGTTGTTTCACCACTTCTCTCTTTGATGCAGGATCAACTTGAACATTTGAGGAAAATTAATATTCCATCCTTGCCTCTTAGTGGTGAACAGCCTGTCGATGAGCGTCGAAAAGTTATATCTTTCCTTATGGCAGAAAAAGTAATGGTAAAATTACTTTATGTTACACCCGAGGGTTTGGCAAGCAATGGTGCGATAACAAgggttttgaaaaatctgTATGATCGAAAATTGCTTGCCCGCATAGTGATCGATGAAGCACATTGTGTAAGCCATTGGGGTCACGATTTTCGACCTGACTACAAGCAGTTAGGGGTGTTGAGAGATTCTTATCGAGGTGTGCCTCTGATGGCTTTAACAGCTACTGCCAATGAAGTTGTAAAAAAGGACATCATAAACACCCTTAGAATGGATCGTTGCTTGGAACTCAAATCTAGCTTTAATCGCcctaatttattttatgaGATACGACCAAAGAAGGATCTTTATACAGAATTATATCGGTTTCTCAGTAATGGACACATGCATGAATCGGGTATTATATATTGCCTTTCAAGGACTAGTTGCGAGCAAGTTGCGGATAAGTTGAGAAAAGATTATGGATTAAAAGCTTGGCATTATCATGCTGGAATTGACAAAAACGAAAGGCAAAGAATTCAAAGCGAATGGCAAGCTGGAAACTATAATATTATTGTCGCTACTATCGCCTTTGGTATGGGTGTTGATAAAGGTGATGTACGATTTGTCATTCATCACagttttccaaaatctCTTGAAGGCTATTATCAAGAGACAGGTCGCGCTGGCAGAGATGGAAAGCCAGCGCATTGTATAATGTTCTACAGTTACAAAGACCATGTAACCTTCCAACGATTAATTATGAGCGGTGATGGTGATGCTGAAACGAAAGATCGCCAGCGACATATGCTTCGGCAAGTTATACAATTTTGTGAAAATAAATCTGATtgtagaagaaaacagaTATTAGCATACTTTGGTGAAAGTTTTGACCGGGCACAATGTTCTCGAGGTTGTGATATATGTTGCGAAGAAGCGACATATGTAAAAAGGGATATGACCGATATTGCAGCCAAAGCTATTAAATTAATACGATCCCTATCAGGAAAAACAACTCTTCTACAGTTAATAGATGTATTTCGTGGTAGTAAAGGAGCGAAAATTATTGAAAACGGCTGGGATAGACTAGAAGGAGCCGGCGACGGAAAGTCATTGAACAGAGGAGATTCAGAAAGACTATTTCACCAATTGGTTGCCGAAGGAATATTTGTTGAGAAAGTGGAAGCTAATCGTAGAGGGTTCGTATCGGCTTATGTATTACCCGGTAAGCAAACACTGTTAAATGCGGTAATAGCTGGGAAACACCGAGTTATACTTGAGATAAAGCAGGAATCGTCAAATTCTGGAAATGAAAGCAGGGGCTTGACACGCAGCAATACGCTGCCGAATATGACAAGAAATTATTCTTCAACTCTAAGGACGAATAGTTCGACTAGTAATCACGATCAGTTTCCAGGAAATGATGACATTTACGATTCACAATTGGCTCCGAACAATGTAGGACGTGAAATAGTAACGGGTCGCAAAATCAATTCAGATAGTTTATCTGGTAACAGTTTTATGTCTGAATATGAAATGGACATTATGAATCGTTGTTTCGCTGAACTAAAGATCCTTCGAAGTAATCTAATGGCGTTGAATGATTCTAGAGTTGGTTCGTACTTTACAGATGCGATTTTATCTAGCATGGCTCAAAAACTTCCTAGGAATACTACGGAATTAAAAGAGATACATGGGGTCAGTGGTGAACGCGCAGAAAGAGTTGGGCCACAATTTCTTCAGattattcaaaagtatattgatgaaaaagatcAAAATTTGGCTGGAACCGAATTGGATCCTACGGTTGAGAGTATTGAtgttgatgaatttgatAATATCGATGTACTCGATTTTCAGCCTGAAGAAGATGGTAATGactttgatgaaaatggTAGCGACTATCAGCCTTCAAGTCCTCTGGATGAAGCATCGGTTACTCAAAGAAATGATATCTTAAATTTTATGTGTAGTCAGTCTGTTTCTCAACATGAACCTCGTCCTACTTCTCAGTCAACGACTGCTTCGAATACAAGTACGTATAGGAGAGGCGGTTCTCGAGGAGGTCGTTCTGCAAGGGGGGGCCGTGGACGAAGAGCAATGCCTCAGCGTCGCAAAAGACCAGCGAATTCTCAGTCCCGTCCTCGAAGAGCATCAAACTCGTCCAGTTCATTTATTCGGCCAATGGTTCGACAAAACTACAGctaa
- the atg22 gene encoding vacuolar amino acid transmembrane transporter Atg22 → MDSSFSSYRKSFSTNVWHILSWILYAGGAGPVATANMGVFVPLVIMKNAHINGFLRRDHTIPCFSFPDEPCSVRVLHSIWIDTGSILFAAFAFSNLLQLCLMTGVGVVCDYGNYRRYILHLCVLVGSISTIILPWLPASLFSLQLVAFLAIDLSFIIAQSCYDSFLPILLRYYPVSNTPYTLESAIQNETSSIGNASSSEESIVNSENEEEYLNEQSLILNESAPPVDAEEEDKSRIAARLSSVGFSCFFGSAILLQLCLVPLLYKATPDSSLIPIAITVCGTWWLLLSNPLCLFVKLPNDNHTTNPLWKIILNSTKESYHSLQHAMSILPIRLFLFSRLFINCGLQTTLTSAIIIGKSRLNLSNFQLALLGMGISLFALVGTIILPYLTEYFRLTNLQTVIIIAMILPLAPMYGMLGFLPGFDGGMCTAADIFRTTIFVSFLLGGAHSFCRSVYSQLIPHGKETRFFALYSLISQAGVFFGQISLTIITSMTPDPGAVYAFIMVVMILPLPFLWLMYKHTKSTHLS, encoded by the coding sequence ATGGATTCATCTTTCTCCTCATACAGGAAAAGCTTTAGCACTAATGTTTGGCACATTTTAAGCTGGATATTGTACGCTGGTGGAGCAGGGCCCGTCGCAACAGCGAATATGGGTGTATTTGTACCACTGGTGATCATGAAGAATGCTCATATCAATGGTTTTTTAAGAAGAGACCACACAATTCCATGCTTCAGCTTCCCTGATGAACCGTGTTCTGTGCGCGTACTTCACTCTATATGGATTGACACAGGATCTATCTTATTTGCTGCATTCGCGTTTTCGAATCTCCTTCAATTGTGTTTAATGACAGGTGTAGGCGTGGTTTGCGATTATGGTAACTATCGACGTTATATCCTTCATTTATGTGTCTTAGTCGGCTCAATCAGTACTATAATTTTACCATGGCTCCCCGCTTCTTTATTCAGTTTGCAGTTGGTTGCGTTTCTTGCAATTGATCTGTCGTTTATTATCGCACAGTCTTGTTACGACTCCTTCCTGCCTATCCTATTACGATATTACCCGGTATCAAATACTCCATATACATTGGAATCTGCGATACAGAATGAGACATCTAGTATTGGAAacgcttcttcttctgaagagAGCATAGTGAATTcggaaaatgaagaagagtaCTTGAATGAGCAAAGTTTGATTTTGAATGAATCTGCTCCTCCTGTCGATGCTGAAGAGGAAGACAAGTCCAGAATTGCTGCTAGATTGTCAAGCGTAGGGTTCAGCTGTTTTTTTGGATCGGCAATCCTTCTTCAATTATGTCTTGTACCACTCTTGTACAAAGCAACTCCCGACTCTTCATTGATTCCTATTGCTATTACGGTCTGTGGTACTTGGTGGTTACTCTTGTCAAATCCCCTTTGCTTGTTTGTTAAACTCCCAAATGATAATCATACTACCAATCCCCTTTGGAAGATCATCTTAAATAGTACTAAAGAATCTTATCATTCTCTACAGCATGCCATGAGCATTCTACCTATTCgtttgtttctgttttcacgtttatttattaattgtGGTCTCCAAACCACCCTTACTTCCGCTATTATAATAGGAAAATCGAGATTAAATTTATCAAACTTCCAGCTTGCATTACTCGGTATGGGAATATCTTTGTTTGCTTTGGTAGGTACTATTATCTTACCTTATCTCACTGAATACTTTCGTTTAACCAATTTACAAACCGTGATCATCATCGCAATGATTTTACCTTTAGCCCCCATGTATGGTATGTTGGGTTTTCTTCCTGGCTTTGATGGCGGTATGTGTACTGCTGCCGATATTTTCAGGACCACTATTTTTGTGAGCTTTTTATTAGGTGGCGCTCATAGTTTCTGTCGTTCTGTTTATTCACAATTAATTCCTCATGGAAAAGAGACTAGATTCTTTGCATTATACTCTCTCATTTCTCAAGCCGGTGTCTTTTTCGGCCAAATATCTCTAACGATAATTACTTCCATGACTCCAGACCCCGGAGCTGTTTATGCGTTCATTATGGTTGTTATGATCCTTCCCTTGCCCTTCTTATGGCTCATGTATAAACATACTAAATCCACTCATCTCTCTTAA
- the wss1 gene encoding WLM domain metallopeptidase implicated in DNA repair Wss1 yields MLRLNDDEHPNEYVVFITAVKDEQEQLAKDYLNRIAAMAFPIMKSNGFGVTSLDEVTYNSQFWGRNWNKGECVELVLRDSRGNWLPFEFVMDVFLHELCHIWRGPHDKTFFNHLARLRQDLTELYAKSYKGPGKYMTWDSFPLADVVAGLRTVAHRGVTLAPSAPTGNLCGGSLRRKRNERRATGSRVGKKKNTKAGQKLGFDLDERKNLLHSTSKPQAKSNRGREARLVAAVKRSGPDTQDPAELPPATKQKTLNNFIVID; encoded by the coding sequence ATGCTTCGATTGAACGACGATGAGCATCCTAATGAATATGTAGTCTTTATAACAGCCGTTAAAGATGAACAGGAACAATTAGCAAAGGATTATTTGAACCGAATTGCTGCTATGGCATTTCCaattatgaaaagcaaCGGGTTTGGTGTAACATCGTTGGATGAAGTGACTTATAATTCTCAGTTTTGGGGTCGAAATTGGAACAAAGGCGAATGTGTGGAGTTGGTGTTGCGAGATTCCCGTGGAAACTGGTTGCCTTTTGAGTTTGTTATGGATGTGTTTTTACATGAACTATGCCACATCTGGCGTGGTCCCCACGACAAAACGTTTTTTAATCATCTCGCTCGTTTGCGCCAAGACTTAACAGAGCTTTATGCAAAGAGTTATAAAGGCCCAGGAAAGTATATGACATGGGACTCATTTCCTCTTGCCGACGTCGTTGCAGGACTTCGCACGGTTGCTCACCGAGGAGTCACCTTAGCACCAAGTGCGCCTACTGGTAACTTATGCGGTGGCTCTCTTCGAAGAAAGCGGAACGAACGTCGTGCAACAGGATCGCGTgtaggaaagaaaaagaatacaaagGCAGGTCAAAAACTCGGATTCGACTTGGATGAACGGAAAAATTTGCTTCATTCCACGTCGAAACCCCAAGCAAAAAGCAATCGAGGAAGAGAGGCAAGACTTGTTGCTGCGGTCAAAAGATCTGGTCCGGATACTCAAGACCCTGCAGAGCTGCCGCCTGcaaccaaacaaaaaacactaaataattttattgTCATAGACTAA